A DNA window from Micromonospora inyonensis contains the following coding sequences:
- the kynU gene encoding kynureninase: protein MRGDLSRQAAEERDAADPLAGLRDRFVITDPELIYLDGNSLGRLPAATPQALDRLVRQEWGTDLVRSWSSWIDWGRRLGDRLAAHALGARPGEVVVSDSTSVNLYKLAAAALDANPGRHVILVDAEEFPTDRYLLQGLAAQRGLTVRTLPSDLDEGISPADVRQSLDDRVALVVLSAVSYRSGTLLDLAAVNAAAREVGAYVLWDLSHAAGSVPVELTASGADLAVGCTYKYLNGGPGAPAFLYVRQELQARLRQPIWGWFGQRDQFRMGPEYDPAPDIGRFLVGTPPVLSLAALDPALDVLAEAGTDRLRAKGVGLGELMVDLADAWLTPLGFTLASPRDAHRRGSHICLAHPDALRISRTLISEAKVVGDFRVPDRLRLGPAPLYTRYVDVWDGMARLRDLVARGGHEQLPQETPRVT from the coding sequence ATGCGCGGGGACCTTTCCCGTCAGGCGGCGGAGGAACGGGACGCGGCCGACCCCCTCGCCGGGCTGCGCGACCGCTTCGTGATCACCGACCCGGAGCTGATCTACCTCGACGGCAACTCGCTGGGTCGGCTCCCGGCGGCCACGCCGCAGGCTTTGGACCGGCTGGTCCGGCAGGAGTGGGGCACCGACCTGGTGCGTTCCTGGTCGTCCTGGATCGACTGGGGCCGCCGGCTCGGCGACCGGCTCGCCGCGCACGCGCTCGGCGCACGCCCCGGTGAGGTGGTGGTCTCCGACTCGACCTCGGTGAACCTGTACAAGCTGGCCGCCGCCGCGCTGGACGCCAACCCCGGCCGGCACGTCATCCTGGTCGACGCGGAGGAGTTCCCCACCGACCGGTACCTCCTCCAGGGGCTCGCCGCGCAGCGCGGCCTGACCGTGCGGACCCTCCCCTCGGATCTGGACGAGGGGATCAGCCCGGCCGACGTACGGCAGTCCCTGGACGACCGGGTGGCGCTGGTGGTGCTCTCGGCCGTCTCCTACCGCTCGGGCACCCTGCTCGACCTCGCCGCGGTGAACGCGGCGGCCCGCGAGGTCGGGGCGTACGTGCTGTGGGACCTGTCGCACGCGGCCGGGTCGGTACCGGTGGAGCTGACCGCCTCCGGCGCGGACCTCGCCGTCGGCTGCACCTACAAGTACCTCAACGGCGGGCCGGGCGCGCCGGCCTTCCTCTACGTCCGGCAGGAGTTGCAGGCCCGGCTGCGCCAGCCGATCTGGGGCTGGTTCGGCCAGCGCGACCAGTTCCGGATGGGACCGGAGTACGACCCCGCCCCGGACATCGGCCGGTTCCTCGTCGGCACCCCGCCGGTCCTGTCGCTGGCCGCCCTCGACCCGGCGCTGGACGTGCTCGCCGAGGCGGGCACCGACCGGCTGCGCGCCAAGGGCGTCGGCCTCGGCGAGCTGATGGTCGACCTCGCCGACGCCTGGCTCACGCCGCTCGGCTTCACGCTCGCCTCGCCGCGCGACGCGCACCGTCGGGGCAGCCACATCTGCCTGGCCCACCCGGACGCGCTACGGATCTCCCGGACGCTGATCAGCGAGGCGAAGGTGGTGGGTGACTTCCGGGTACCGGACCGGTTGCGGCTCGGCCCGGCGCCCCTCTACACCCGTTACGTCGACGTCTGGGACGGTATGGCGCGACTGCGCGACCTGGTGGCGCGCGGCGGGCACGAGCAGCTTCCGCAGGAGACCCCGCGAGTTACCTGA
- a CDS encoding serine hydrolase, whose protein sequence is MGPVPAVAGPVPTPTTSVPSAAGVPAPVPSPLGPPCPRQPAPAVSRPPRPSPPPVGAGERAVGGPALATPGLVVPPGSPPPPALTATSWLVADLDTGAVLGACGPHEPGTPASVQKLLLAATLVPTLDPRQVVTVTRADLDIEPGSSAVGLVEGGRYPVELLWLGLLLQSGNDAANVLARLGGDAQGAAGGVQAMNERARQLGAYQTHAVTPSGLDGPGQFTSAYDLALIARVCFADPTFRRYALTGAAQVPAQGRLARGFQIQNENPLVTRYPGALGGKTGFTDLARHTYVGAAERDGRRLVVTLLGAEPRPMRGWEQGAALLDWGFSLPRDATVGRLVDPGEPVPGTPSTGVPAAAPAVVAAPAPAPRTGTRWWGMAGAGVVVLGAALAVVLLRRRRGRRTTLGG, encoded by the coding sequence GTGGGCCCCGTGCCGGCCGTGGCCGGGCCGGTTCCCACGCCGACCACCTCCGTGCCGAGCGCCGCCGGGGTTCCCGCCCCGGTGCCGTCGCCGCTCGGGCCGCCCTGCCCGCGGCAGCCGGCCCCGGCGGTGTCCCGTCCGCCCCGGCCGTCGCCGCCGCCGGTCGGGGCGGGCGAGCGGGCGGTGGGCGGGCCGGCACTGGCCACCCCCGGGCTGGTCGTGCCGCCCGGGTCGCCACCACCACCGGCGTTGACCGCCACCTCCTGGCTGGTCGCGGACCTGGACACCGGGGCGGTCCTGGGCGCATGCGGCCCGCACGAGCCGGGCACCCCGGCCAGCGTGCAGAAGCTGCTGCTCGCGGCGACGCTGGTGCCCACCCTCGACCCGCGTCAGGTGGTCACGGTGACCCGTGCCGACCTCGACATCGAGCCGGGTAGCTCCGCCGTCGGGCTGGTCGAGGGCGGCCGGTACCCGGTGGAGCTGCTCTGGCTGGGGTTGCTGCTCCAGTCCGGCAACGACGCCGCCAACGTGCTCGCCCGGCTCGGCGGCGACGCGCAGGGAGCGGCCGGCGGGGTGCAGGCGATGAACGAGCGGGCCCGCCAGCTCGGGGCGTACCAGACGCACGCGGTGACGCCGTCCGGCCTGGACGGCCCGGGTCAGTTCACCAGCGCGTACGACCTGGCGCTGATCGCCCGGGTCTGCTTCGCCGACCCGACGTTCCGGCGGTACGCGCTCACCGGAGCGGCTCAGGTCCCGGCCCAGGGACGCCTGGCGCGGGGCTTCCAGATCCAGAACGAGAACCCGCTCGTGACCCGGTATCCCGGTGCGTTGGGCGGCAAGACCGGCTTCACCGACCTGGCCCGGCACACCTACGTCGGCGCGGCCGAACGCGACGGTCGGCGGCTGGTCGTGACGCTGCTGGGGGCCGAACCCCGGCCAATGCGCGGCTGGGAGCAGGGGGCCGCGCTGCTCGACTGGGGGTTCTCGCTGCCCCGGGACGCCACGGTCGGCCGGCTGGTCGACCCGGGTGAACCGGTGCCCGGCACCCCGTCGACCGGTGTCCCGGCCGCTGCCCCGGCCGTCGTGGCCGCTCCCGCCCCCGCCCCCCGGACGGGTACCCGGTGGTGGGGTATGGCGGGTGCCGGCGTGGTGGTGCTCGGAGCGGCCCTCGCCGTCGTGCTGCTGCGCCGCCGTCGGGGCCGCCGGACGACCCTCGGCGGCTGA